From a single Loigolactobacillus coryniformis subsp. coryniformis KCTC 3167 = DSM 20001 genomic region:
- a CDS encoding tyrosine-protein phosphatase, whose amino-acid sequence MQPQRVLDLEGGINFRELGGYPTTDGRKVKWQKVLRAGGLDELTPSDIAALGNYGLRYDIDLRSEHEMASFPDRLPAAAKMIPAPVYPFSERDSLSGLDIHLQNKNWAMFSQIYQQMIADPHPQQAWRAIFQAMLDATGEHESVVFHCAAGKDRTGVGAMLVLSALKVAPETIKRDYLLTNQIFGAGNRKRIEQVVAQNEHEDLTNRMNQTLSVEDANFDAVFATIVAFGGIDRYLINQLGFTAADIATLRANYLE is encoded by the coding sequence ATGCAACCACAACGGGTACTTGATTTGGAAGGCGGAATTAATTTTCGTGAACTTGGTGGTTATCCGACAACTGATGGGCGCAAGGTCAAATGGCAAAAAGTTTTGCGCGCCGGCGGCTTGGATGAATTGACACCGAGTGACATTGCCGCTTTAGGTAATTACGGCCTGCGCTATGATATTGATCTGCGCTCCGAACACGAAATGGCTTCTTTCCCCGACCGCTTACCAGCTGCCGCTAAAATGATTCCTGCACCGGTTTATCCATTTAGCGAGCGTGATTCCTTAAGCGGGCTGGATATTCATTTGCAAAACAAAAATTGGGCCATGTTCTCACAAATCTACCAACAAATGATTGCTGATCCACATCCACAACAGGCATGGCGAGCTATTTTTCAAGCGATGCTCGATGCCACCGGCGAGCATGAAAGCGTAGTGTTCCATTGCGCTGCCGGCAAAGATCGCACTGGTGTTGGCGCTATGCTAGTTTTAAGCGCGCTTAAAGTCGCGCCAGAAACCATCAAGCGCGATTATTTATTAACTAACCAAATTTTCGGTGCCGGTAATCGTAAGCGTATCGAACAAGTTGTTGCCCAAAATGAACACGAAGACTTAACTAATCGTATGAACCAAACCTTATCCGTCGAGGATGCCAATTTTGACGCAGTTTTTGCGACAATTGTAGCATTCGGCGGCATTGATCGTTATTTGATCAATCAATTAGGCTTTACAGCCGCAGATATCGCGACTTTACGCGCAAATTATTTAGAATGA
- a CDS encoding permease encodes MRNVEYNVSSNHKSLRQALFILLFLVVLIGGLVYVKWYPYWQKALGASATHSIGTAIIADIGAKASGPSLQAGWQFTVAYFTSVWKAVILGLLVGSLVQVLIPTSWIKRYLGGSQFKDSFVAALMGVPTMMCTCCSAPVAVGMKRSQASSNSVVAFFLANPLLNPATLVFMGFVLGWNFTIFRIIFGLVTVLGIASLVAKFGAQKNVTVPNNKMFDPIDESNEILLVRWLKALVRLIVESIPAYVVIVYILGTFQGVLFPAIHNGLNGGLMVILLFAVVGTLFVIPTAGEIPIIQALMALGLTTGPAAALLITLPAVSIVSLTLLKPVFSWKNLAIIGGGVLVMGIVAGVVGSFIL; translated from the coding sequence ATGCGAAATGTTGAATACAATGTGTCTAGCAATCATAAAAGTCTACGTCAGGCCTTGTTTATTCTATTATTTTTAGTCGTTTTAATTGGTGGTTTAGTCTATGTTAAATGGTATCCATATTGGCAAAAAGCGCTAGGGGCTAGCGCAACTCACTCCATCGGAACTGCTATTATCGCCGATATTGGGGCTAAGGCTAGCGGGCCATCGTTGCAGGCCGGTTGGCAATTCACAGTTGCTTATTTTACTTCGGTTTGGAAGGCGGTTATTTTAGGTTTATTAGTTGGCTCGTTAGTTCAAGTGCTGATTCCAACCAGTTGGATCAAGCGCTATTTAGGTGGCAGTCAATTTAAAGATTCGTTTGTGGCGGCTTTGATGGGTGTACCCACAATGATGTGTACTTGTTGTAGTGCACCAGTTGCTGTTGGCATGAAACGTTCCCAGGCTTCCAGTAATAGTGTCGTTGCTTTCTTTTTAGCCAATCCGTTACTGAATCCAGCCACCTTGGTATTTATGGGCTTTGTCTTAGGTTGGAATTTCACAATTTTTCGGATCATTTTTGGTTTGGTCACGGTTTTAGGAATCGCAAGTTTGGTTGCTAAATTCGGCGCACAAAAAAATGTAACTGTACCGAACAATAAAATGTTTGATCCGATTGATGAATCCAATGAAATATTGCTTGTACGTTGGCTTAAAGCGTTGGTACGTTTAATTGTTGAAAGTATTCCTGCATATGTGGTGATCGTCTATATTTTAGGCACTTTCCAAGGCGTTTTATTTCCGGCAATTCATAACGGGTTAAATGGCGGTTTGATGGTTATTTTACTGTTTGCCGTGGTGGGTACGTTGTTTGTTATCCCGACTGCTGGGGAAATTCCGATTATTCAAGCGTTGATGGCGCTAGGATTAACAACAGGTCCGGCAGCAGCGTTGTTGATCACGTTACCGGCGGTCAGCATTGTTTCTTTAACTTTATTAAAACCAGTTTTCAGTTGGAAAAATCTTGCTATTATTGGCGGTGGCGTATTGGTTATGGGAATCGTAGCTGGTGTAGTGGGCAGTTTTATTCTCTAA
- a CDS encoding FAD-binding oxidoreductase: protein MAFFPAYDDTEIIDYLRAQAPNAEVVFEPSELDKHQSGKYGMGTGSGKLLAYVEVADVADIQGVLRAARKFHLPVIPQAAATSTVAGSDGIEHGLMLSTRRMNKILDVSRADQVAVVQPGVINQDLDNAARKVGMFYAPDPGSKPISAIGGNVSTNAGGMSTVKYGATRDNVLGVKVVLADGRELSLGHRTLKQAFGYNLTQLFVGSEGTLGIITEVTVKLMPIPLGQPITGMAFFHDMKTLAAAVTEIRASGVYPAMLEALDGATVEALDRYEGTHYAQGKGALLILRLDNGGEEALKKVEEILAQFAAQHLSVTSDPDEQAAILKLRQDMLPAVFANGNHVMEDMAVPLSKLADMMDYIAKIAQDLDVEIYTAGHAGDGNVHPTLIWPKEETEVPQKVTQALQLMFREALRLGGTISGEHAVGLLKNQWNNEELGENVDQLQHQIKALLDPMNLLNPGRKID from the coding sequence ATGGCTTTTTTCCCAGCTTATGATGATACAGAAATTATCGATTACTTACGCGCCCAAGCGCCAAATGCAGAGGTTGTTTTCGAACCTAGTGAATTGGATAAACACCAATCCGGTAAATACGGAATGGGGACTGGTTCTGGTAAGCTATTGGCTTACGTAGAAGTGGCTGATGTAGCTGACATTCAAGGTGTTTTGCGCGCAGCACGCAAGTTCCATTTACCGGTGATTCCACAAGCAGCAGCAACTAGTACAGTAGCAGGTTCCGATGGCATCGAACATGGTCTCATGTTATCAACTCGGCGGATGAATAAAATCCTCGATGTTAGTCGTGCTGATCAAGTTGCGGTTGTTCAACCAGGTGTGATCAACCAAGATCTAGATAATGCAGCTCGGAAAGTCGGGATGTTTTATGCACCAGACCCAGGTTCTAAACCAATATCTGCAATTGGTGGTAATGTATCAACTAATGCTGGTGGGATGAGTACGGTCAAATATGGCGCAACTCGTGATAATGTTTTAGGGGTCAAAGTTGTTTTAGCCGACGGCCGCGAATTATCATTAGGTCATCGGACTTTAAAGCAAGCTTTCGGTTATAACCTGACCCAGTTATTCGTTGGTTCTGAAGGTACACTGGGTATCATTACTGAAGTGACCGTCAAATTAATGCCGATCCCATTAGGGCAACCAATTACGGGGATGGCCTTTTTCCATGATATGAAAACTTTAGCTGCTGCAGTGACTGAAATTCGTGCTTCTGGCGTTTACCCAGCAATGCTTGAAGCATTGGATGGAGCAACCGTTGAAGCGCTTGATCGTTATGAAGGAACACACTATGCTCAAGGTAAGGGTGCGCTATTGATCTTGCGGCTAGACAACGGTGGTGAAGAAGCCCTTAAAAAGGTGGAGGAGATCCTCGCTCAGTTTGCGGCACAGCATTTAAGTGTAACCAGTGATCCAGATGAACAGGCTGCAATTTTGAAATTACGGCAAGATATGTTGCCAGCGGTATTTGCTAACGGCAATCATGTTATGGAAGATATGGCCGTGCCGTTATCTAAATTGGCTGACATGATGGATTACATTGCGAAGATCGCCCAAGACTTGGATGTTGAAATTTATACTGCTGGGCATGCTGGTGACGGTAACGTCCATCCAACCTTAATTTGGCCAAAAGAAGAGACTGAAGTACCGCAGAAAGTGACCCAAGCATTACAATTAATGTTCCGTGAAGCTTTACGCTTAGGTGGCACAATTTCTGGTGAACACGCGGTAGGTTTATTGAAAAATCAATGGAACAATGAAGAGTTGGGTGAAAATGTTGATCAACTACAACATCAGATCAAAGCGTTACTCGACCCGATGAACTTATTGAATCCTGGCCGTAAAATCGATTAA
- the larD gene encoding D/L-lactic acid transporter LarD, producing the protein MVHHLLAEFMGTALMIIFGVGVHCSEVLKGTKYRGSGHIFAITTWGFGITIALFIFGDVCINPAMVLAQCILGNLSWAVFIPYSVAEVLGGVIGAMIVWVMYADHFKASEEEVSPITIRNLFSTAPAVRNLPRNFFVEFFDTFIFISGILAISEVKTPGIVPIGVGLLVWAIGMGLGGPTGFAMNLARDMGPRIAHALLPIKNKANSDWQYGIIVPGIAPFVGAACAALFMHAFFGIG; encoded by the coding sequence TTGGTTCATCATTTATTAGCGGAGTTTATGGGTACCGCACTTATGATTATCTTTGGTGTTGGCGTGCATTGTAGTGAAGTTTTAAAAGGAACTAAGTATCGTGGTTCTGGTCATATTTTTGCCATCACAACTTGGGGTTTTGGGATCACGATCGCCTTATTCATCTTTGGCGATGTTTGTATCAATCCAGCCATGGTGTTGGCACAGTGTATCTTGGGTAACCTTAGTTGGGCAGTATTTATTCCTTATTCAGTTGCCGAAGTACTCGGTGGTGTTATCGGTGCGATGATCGTTTGGGTAATGTACGCAGACCATTTCAAGGCTTCTGAAGAGGAAGTTTCACCGATCACGATTCGTAACTTGTTCTCAACAGCACCAGCAGTACGTAACTTGCCCCGTAACTTCTTTGTCGAATTCTTTGATACATTTATCTTTATTTCGGGAATCTTGGCAATTTCTGAAGTTAAAACACCAGGCATTGTGCCGATTGGTGTTGGCTTGTTAGTTTGGGCAATTGGTATGGGCTTAGGTGGCCCAACTGGTTTCGCGATGAACTTAGCGCGAGATATGGGCCCACGGATCGCTCATGCTTTGTTACCAATTAAAAATAAAGCGAATAGCGATTGGCAGTACGGAATCATCGTACCAGGTATTGCACCATTTGTTGGTGCTGCCTGCGCAGCATTGTTTATGCATGCTTTCTTCGGTATTGGTTAA
- a CDS encoding GNAT family N-acetyltransferase, producing MLIRRATKNDLPQLAQIYLQVRQRTFTWVKAPQLADFQKETKGEQLLVAENEGRLCGFAAFYVPAAFVHLLIVAPDAQGQGIGRALLRQLQRGRRKPLRLKCVKSNHAALDFYAHLGFQIVKDNASAEPANFTLQATHAL from the coding sequence ATGCTGATACGGCGTGCAACCAAAAATGATCTACCACAATTAGCTCAGATTTATCTGCAAGTTCGGCAACGAACTTTTACTTGGGTCAAAGCACCGCAGTTAGCTGATTTTCAAAAAGAAACTAAAGGGGAGCAATTATTAGTTGCGGAAAACGAGGGTAGGCTCTGCGGATTTGCTGCTTTTTATGTGCCGGCGGCGTTTGTTCATTTATTAATTGTTGCACCAGATGCACAAGGCCAAGGGATTGGTCGTGCGTTATTGCGGCAATTACAGCGGGGACGGCGTAAACCATTGCGGTTAAAGTGTGTGAAAAGTAATCATGCTGCATTGGATTTTTACGCGCATTTAGGGTTTCAAATCGTGAAAGATAACGCTAGCGCAGAGCCAGCGAATTTTACGTTGCAGGCAACGCACGCGCTATAG
- the rsmG gene encoding 16S rRNA (guanine(527)-N(7))-methyltransferase RsmG has translation MTPTTFQATLADQGIDLSSQQMAQFHRYFEVLVTVNQQMNLTNITAEPEVYLKHFYDSLTPSFYLPELRTEALTICDIGAGAGFPSIPLKIAFPQLQVTIVDSLNKRINFLNQLAGELDLDNVAFYHDRAETFGSKRSEHREQYDLVTARAVARLNVLSELCLPLVKKGGQFVALKGQLPDGELDEAEYAISKLGGQLNTTAAFELPETGDSRHIIVADKKRQTPKSYPRRAGVPNKEPLIEKN, from the coding sequence ATGACTCCGACTACTTTTCAGGCGACTTTAGCTGATCAGGGTATCGATTTATCTAGTCAGCAAATGGCGCAATTTCACCGCTATTTTGAAGTGTTAGTCACTGTTAATCAGCAGATGAACTTGACTAACATTACCGCGGAACCAGAAGTTTATTTGAAACACTTCTATGATTCGTTGACGCCAAGTTTTTATTTACCAGAATTACGGACAGAAGCGCTGACTATATGCGACATTGGTGCGGGTGCTGGTTTCCCATCAATTCCGCTGAAAATCGCCTTTCCCCAATTGCAAGTGACCATCGTTGATTCATTGAATAAGCGGATCAACTTCCTCAATCAATTGGCTGGGGAATTGGATTTAGACAACGTGGCTTTCTACCATGATCGGGCGGAGACGTTTGGCAGCAAACGCAGTGAGCACCGTGAACAATATGATCTGGTTACGGCGCGAGCGGTGGCACGACTTAATGTTTTAAGTGAACTATGCTTGCCGTTAGTCAAAAAAGGTGGTCAGTTTGTGGCGTTGAAGGGCCAGTTGCCTGATGGTGAGCTGGATGAAGCTGAATACGCGATCAGTAAATTAGGTGGTCAGCTAAATACGACTGCTGCCTTCGAATTACCGGAAACAGGGGATTCGCGGCACATTATCGTGGCCGATAAGAAGCGGCAAACGCCGAAAAGTTATCCTCGGCGCGCCGGTGTACCGAATAAGGAACCGTTGATCGAAAAAAATTAA
- a CDS encoding ParA family protein has translation MAQVIAIANQKGGVGKTTTAINLGACLAELGARILLVDADAQGNATSGVGVEKSQIEHDIYNVLIDEYPLLQAIQHTQHQNLDIVPATIQLAGAEIELTNLMARESRLKLSLAPAREHYDYILIDCPPALGNLTINAFTASDSIMIPVQSEYYALEGLSQLLHTIKLVQKHFNPDLRIEGVLLTMYDARTNLGAEVVAEVRKFFPQQVYQTIIPRNVRLSEAPSHGLPVIDYDARSKGAEVYDLLAKEVLAAHE, from the coding sequence ATGGCACAAGTGATTGCCATCGCGAACCAAAAGGGCGGTGTAGGCAAAACGACGACCGCCATTAATTTAGGCGCATGCTTAGCTGAGCTAGGCGCACGTATTTTATTGGTTGATGCTGATGCCCAGGGTAACGCGACTAGTGGCGTGGGTGTTGAAAAAAGTCAGATCGAACATGATATTTATAATGTTCTGATCGATGAATATCCGTTACTACAAGCGATTCAGCACACCCAACATCAGAATCTTGATATTGTACCAGCGACGATCCAATTAGCGGGTGCGGAAATCGAATTGACTAATTTAATGGCCCGAGAATCACGATTGAAATTAAGCTTAGCTCCTGCGCGTGAGCATTATGATTATATTTTGATCGATTGTCCACCAGCATTAGGCAACCTGACTATCAACGCTTTTACCGCCAGTGATAGTATCATGATCCCGGTGCAAAGCGAGTATTACGCGCTAGAAGGGTTAAGTCAGTTATTACACACGATCAAATTGGTCCAGAAGCATTTCAATCCTGACTTACGAATCGAAGGCGTATTATTAACGATGTACGATGCGCGGACGAATCTTGGGGCTGAGGTTGTGGCGGAAGTGCGCAAGTTTTTCCCGCAACAAGTTTATCAAACAATCATTCCGCGTAACGTACGTTTATCAGAAGCACCTAGTCATGGTCTACCGGTGATCGACTACGATGCACGATCTAAAGGCGCAGAAGTCTACGATTTATTGGCAAAGGAAGTGTTAGCTGCCCATGAGTAA
- a CDS encoding ParB/RepB/Spo0J family partition protein, with protein sequence MSKQNKSLGRGMDALFSDFDDFATPQASEQVTALALSEIRPNPYQPRRQFDTTALQELADSIKENGVFQPVIVRKSINGYELIAGERRFRASKLAGKNEIPALVREVDEPLMMEIAVLENLQREDLNPLEEAAAYDMLMKKLHLTQEQVATRLGKSRPYIANYLRLLTLPAEVKKLVEAHALSMGQARTLLGLKDKGKMAAVAQRAIKEPLTVRELERLVSQLNAEKPAKPAPKPLKSPYLKASETQLQQHFGTKVNIAAHGDKGKIEINYLSIEDLNRILDLLGVTES encoded by the coding sequence ATGAGTAAGCAAAATAAAAGTTTGGGTCGCGGAATGGATGCCCTCTTTAGTGACTTTGACGATTTCGCAACACCTCAGGCCAGCGAGCAAGTAACCGCGTTGGCACTAAGCGAGATTCGGCCTAATCCTTATCAACCGCGGCGCCAATTTGATACAACAGCGCTCCAAGAACTAGCCGACTCGATCAAAGAGAATGGTGTTTTTCAACCAGTGATCGTCCGTAAAAGTATCAATGGCTATGAATTAATTGCTGGTGAACGGCGTTTTCGGGCCTCTAAATTAGCTGGTAAAAATGAGATCCCGGCGTTAGTGCGTGAGGTTGATGAACCGTTAATGATGGAGATCGCGGTGCTAGAAAATCTGCAGCGTGAAGACTTGAACCCATTGGAAGAAGCAGCGGCCTATGATATGCTGATGAAGAAGCTGCATTTGACCCAAGAACAAGTTGCGACACGTTTGGGTAAAAGCCGGCCGTACATCGCCAATTATCTGCGATTATTGACCTTACCAGCTGAAGTTAAGAAGTTGGTTGAAGCTCACGCGCTATCAATGGGTCAGGCGCGGACTTTGTTAGGGTTAAAGGATAAAGGCAAGATGGCAGCAGTAGCACAACGCGCGATCAAAGAACCATTGACGGTGCGCGAGCTGGAGCGATTGGTTAGTCAGTTAAACGCTGAGAAACCAGCAAAGCCAGCACCTAAGCCGTTAAAGTCACCTTATTTGAAGGCTAGTGAAACACAATTGCAACAGCATTTTGGCACTAAGGTCAATATTGCGGCCCATGGTGATAAAGGCAAAATTGAGATCAATTATTTATCAATTGAAGATCTAAACCGTATTTTAGATTTACTGGGCGTGACTGAGTCCTGA
- a CDS encoding DUF951 domain-containing protein, producing MFDLNDIVEMKKPHACGANRWQIIRVGADIKIQCTQCQHIVMMSRRDFTRKMKKVLEKAADSE from the coding sequence GTGTTTGATTTAAATGATATCGTGGAAATGAAAAAGCCGCATGCTTGTGGTGCCAATCGCTGGCAGATCATTCGTGTTGGTGCGGATATTAAAATTCAGTGCACGCAATGTCAACATATCGTGATGATGTCGCGACGTGATTTTACCCGCAAAATGAAAAAGGTTTTGGAAAAAGCCGCAGATAGCGAGTAG
- the ychF gene encoding redox-regulated ATPase YchF, whose amino-acid sequence MALTAGIVGLPNVGKSTLFNAITKAGAEMANYPFATIDPNVGMVEVPDDRLARIDEIIPAKKIVPTTFEFTDIAGIVKGASKGEGLGNKFLENIRRVDAIVHVVRAFDDDNITHVTGKVAPLDDIETINLELGLADLESVNKRLAKVERDAKSRNKEALAELAVLEKIKPVLEAGGSVRSIEFDEDEQPIVKGLFLLTAKPILYVANIAEDDMAAPEESAYVQQITEYAAKEGAETIAVCAETEEEIAELDDADKADFLEAEGVEEPGLNRLIRASYHLLGLGTFFTAGGKETKAWTFRRGIKAPQAAGIIHSDFERGFIRAETVSFADLDKYGSMQKVKEAGRLRSEGKEYVVQDGDIIEFRFNV is encoded by the coding sequence ATGGCTTTAACAGCAGGTATTGTCGGGCTTCCTAATGTCGGCAAATCAACATTATTTAATGCAATTACTAAGGCGGGTGCGGAAATGGCGAATTATCCTTTCGCCACGATCGATCCTAATGTCGGAATGGTCGAGGTGCCCGATGATCGTTTAGCGCGGATCGATGAAATTATTCCGGCTAAAAAAATCGTACCGACAACATTTGAATTTACTGATATCGCCGGAATCGTTAAAGGGGCTAGCAAGGGTGAAGGCCTAGGCAATAAGTTTTTGGAAAATATTCGCCGGGTGGATGCAATCGTTCACGTTGTCCGGGCTTTTGATGATGATAATATCACTCATGTTACCGGCAAGGTTGCGCCACTTGATGACATTGAAACCATCAACTTAGAATTAGGGTTGGCTGATCTGGAAAGTGTCAATAAGCGTTTGGCTAAGGTAGAACGAGATGCTAAGTCACGCAATAAAGAAGCTTTGGCTGAATTAGCTGTTTTAGAAAAAATCAAACCTGTTTTAGAAGCTGGTGGTTCAGTTCGTTCAATCGAATTTGATGAGGATGAACAACCAATCGTTAAAGGTTTGTTCTTGTTGACGGCCAAGCCAATTTTGTATGTGGCTAATATCGCCGAAGACGATATGGCAGCACCGGAAGAATCAGCTTACGTTCAGCAGATCACCGAGTACGCCGCTAAAGAAGGCGCCGAAACAATTGCTGTCTGTGCGGAAACTGAAGAAGAAATTGCTGAATTAGATGATGCTGACAAAGCTGATTTTCTTGAAGCTGAAGGGGTCGAGGAACCTGGTCTGAATCGCTTGATTCGTGCTTCGTATCATTTACTTGGCTTAGGGACTTTCTTCACTGCTGGTGGCAAAGAAACTAAGGCGTGGACCTTCCGTCGTGGTATCAAAGCACCGCAAGCTGCTGGTATCATCCATTCTGATTTTGAACGTGGTTTTATTCGCGCCGAAACCGTTTCTTTCGCTGATCTAGATAAGTATGGTAGCATGCAAAAGGTCAAGGAAGCTGGCCGTTTGCGTTCAGAAGGTAAGGAATATGTCGTTCAAGACGGCGACATTATTGAATTTAGATTCAACGTTTAA
- a CDS encoding DUF1129 domain-containing protein, giving the protein MSNDKQARNAGVQQHQKSKPASDLPEELTKKNQDYLYHLKKALAAEPKLTADKQQAAIDEAISKMLAGQKTGQTARQLFGTVTEHVANIIAGPKADPNAPQNKWLLMLDSSLMVFMVFNLMYGIMFFFANNSKVQTGQAGILSELILAIVAGYGIMMMQTSMSARGKKRIPLWRMLIYGVIFFIVLTGTYTLVMLIPGPLNANLPAPVYIVIGVVALGLRIYLKSHFNIKNTVF; this is encoded by the coding sequence ATGAGCAACGATAAGCAGGCGCGTAACGCTGGCGTACAGCAGCACCAAAAAAGCAAGCCAGCCAGTGATTTGCCTGAAGAATTAACCAAAAAGAATCAGGATTATTTATACCATTTGAAGAAAGCTTTGGCGGCTGAACCTAAATTGACCGCTGACAAACAACAAGCGGCAATCGATGAAGCAATTAGTAAAATGTTAGCCGGCCAAAAAACGGGTCAAACTGCACGGCAGTTATTTGGTACGGTGACTGAGCACGTGGCGAATATCATTGCTGGACCAAAAGCAGATCCGAACGCACCACAAAATAAGTGGTTGTTGATGCTGGATAGTTCACTGATGGTTTTCATGGTCTTCAACTTAATGTATGGGATCATGTTCTTCTTCGCGAATAATTCGAAAGTACAAACTGGCCAAGCTGGTATTCTTTCGGAACTTATTTTAGCTATCGTGGCTGGTTATGGGATCATGATGATGCAAACGAGTATGAGCGCTAGAGGTAAGAAACGGATTCCGTTATGGCGGATGTTGATCTATGGGGTTATTTTCTTCATCGTACTAACCGGAACTTACACGTTAGTGATGTTGATCCCTGGACCGTTGAATGCTAATTTACCTGCGCCGGTTTATATTGTGATCGGGGTTGTAGCGTTAGGATTACGAATCTATCTCAAAAGTCATTTCAATATCAAAAATACTGTCTTTTAA
- the guaB gene encoding IMP dehydrogenase, translating to MSNWDTKFAKQGYTFDDVLLIPAESHVLPHDVDVSVQLAKNLHLNVPIMSASMDTVTESEMAIAMARQGGLGVIHKNMTIKQQADEVRKVKRSESGVIVDPFYLTPEHSIQEAEDLMKRYHISGVPIVDSLANRKLVGIITFRDIRFVSDYAVAIDTVMTKEPLVTAPEGTPLDKAEQILQQHKIEKLPLVDDEGRLSGLVTIKDIEKAVEFPNAAKDDQGRLLVAAAVGVTSDTFERAEALLEAGADAIIIDTAHGHSAGVIRKIGEIRARFPKATLIAGNVATAAATRALYDVGVDVVKVGIGPGSICTTRIVAGVGVPQLTAIYDAASVAREYGKTIIADGGIKYSGDIVKALAAGGNAVMLGSMLAGTDEAPGEFEIYQGRRFKTYRGMGSMAAMDSTHGSSDRYFQSGVNEANKLVPEGIEGRVAYKGKLADIVYQMVGGLRSGMGYVGAANLQSLADDAQFVRISGAGLRESHPHDVQITKEAPNYSVQ from the coding sequence ATGTCTAATTGGGACACGAAATTTGCGAAACAAGGTTACACGTTTGATGATGTATTATTAATTCCTGCAGAGAGTCACGTTTTGCCGCACGATGTTGATGTCAGTGTGCAGCTTGCTAAGAACTTACACCTGAACGTACCGATCATGAGTGCTAGTATGGATACGGTCACGGAATCAGAAATGGCGATTGCGATGGCGCGTCAAGGCGGTCTTGGCGTGATCCACAAAAACATGACGATCAAACAACAAGCCGATGAGGTACGCAAAGTTAAACGTTCTGAAAGTGGCGTTATTGTCGACCCGTTTTATTTAACTCCTGAACATTCGATCCAAGAAGCTGAAGATTTGATGAAACGTTACCACATTAGCGGTGTACCAATCGTTGATTCATTAGCTAACCGGAAACTTGTTGGGATCATTACCTTCCGTGACATTCGTTTTGTTAGTGACTATGCGGTTGCTATCGATACGGTGATGACCAAGGAACCGTTAGTTACTGCACCTGAGGGGACACCTTTGGATAAGGCAGAACAGATTTTACAACAACATAAAATTGAAAAATTACCATTGGTTGATGATGAAGGTCGGTTAAGCGGCCTAGTTACCATTAAAGATATCGAAAAAGCAGTTGAATTTCCCAATGCAGCTAAGGACGATCAAGGTCGTTTGTTGGTTGCTGCAGCAGTTGGCGTCACTAGTGATACGTTTGAGCGTGCCGAAGCCTTACTTGAAGCCGGTGCTGATGCGATCATTATTGATACGGCCCATGGTCATTCTGCCGGCGTGATCCGTAAAATCGGCGAAATTCGGGCACGTTTCCCGAAAGCAACTTTGATTGCGGGAAATGTGGCAACAGCTGCGGCAACACGGGCTTTGTATGATGTTGGCGTTGATGTTGTTAAAGTCGGCATCGGCCCTGGTTCAATTTGTACTACCCGAATCGTTGCCGGTGTTGGTGTACCTCAATTAACCGCGATTTATGATGCTGCCAGCGTCGCTCGTGAATATGGCAAAACAATTATCGCTGATGGCGGGATCAAGTATTCTGGTGATATCGTTAAAGCCTTGGCTGCCGGTGGTAATGCCGTTATGCTTGGTTCGATGTTAGCTGGTACTGACGAAGCACCAGGTGAATTCGAAATTTATCAAGGTCGTCGTTTCAAGACTTATCGTGGCATGGGCAGTATGGCCGCAATGGACAGCACGCACGGTTCATCTGATCGTTACTTCCAAAGTGGCGTTAATGAAGCCAACAAATTGGTACCTGAAGGTATTGAAGGGCGTGTCGCTTATAAAGGTAAGCTAGCTGACATCGTGTATCAAATGGTCGGTGGCTTACGTTCAGGGATGGGCTATGTTGGCGCAGCTAATTTACAAAGTTTAGCTGACGACGCTCAATTTGTTCGTATCTCTGGTGCCGGTTTACGTGAATCACATCCGCATGATGTTCAAATTACTAAAGAAGCACCTAATTATTCTGTACAATAA